One region of Streptomyces subrutilus genomic DNA includes:
- the corA gene encoding magnesium/cobalt transporter CorA → MRRVIVDCAIYRNGRRAEGPEDFSEALDAARAAGDAFLWVGMHEPTEKEFEHVRTEFGLHPLAVEDALTAHQRPKLEVYDDSLFVVLKPVLYDDHTDIVTTGELMVFIGDSFVVTVRHGEGAALAAVRRRLEHEPNVLKNGPTAVLYAVSDAVVDHYIDVAAELQADLEELEAEVFAPNAQDTKNTASRIYAFKRQVLEFRRATSPLLQPMERLAFGRVPFVHEHAQPFFRDVADHLTKANEYVEGLDRLLSDALAAHLAQMGVRQNDDMRKISAWAAMAAVPTMVAGIYGMNFEHMPELTWGVGYPAVVLVMVGACLGLHRLFKRRGWL, encoded by the coding sequence GGACGCGGCGCGGGCCGCGGGTGACGCCTTCCTCTGGGTCGGCATGCACGAACCGACCGAGAAGGAGTTCGAGCACGTCCGGACCGAGTTCGGTCTGCACCCGCTGGCGGTGGAGGACGCCCTGACCGCGCACCAGCGCCCCAAGCTGGAGGTGTACGACGACTCGCTGTTCGTCGTCCTCAAGCCGGTGCTCTACGACGACCACACCGACATCGTCACCACCGGCGAGCTGATGGTGTTCATCGGCGACTCGTTCGTGGTCACCGTCCGGCACGGCGAGGGGGCCGCGCTGGCCGCCGTACGTCGTCGGCTGGAGCACGAGCCGAACGTCCTGAAGAACGGCCCCACCGCCGTGCTGTACGCGGTCTCCGACGCGGTGGTGGACCACTACATCGACGTGGCGGCCGAACTCCAGGCGGACCTGGAGGAGCTCGAGGCGGAGGTCTTCGCGCCGAACGCCCAGGACACCAAGAACACCGCCTCGCGGATCTACGCCTTCAAGCGGCAGGTCCTGGAGTTCCGCCGGGCGACGAGCCCGCTCCTGCAGCCGATGGAGCGGCTCGCCTTCGGCAGGGTGCCCTTCGTGCACGAGCATGCCCAGCCGTTCTTCCGCGACGTGGCCGACCACCTCACCAAGGCGAACGAGTACGTCGAGGGGCTGGACCGGCTGCTGTCGGACGCCCTCGCCGCGCACCTGGCACAGATGGGCGTGCGGCAGAACGACGACATGCGCAAGATCTCGGCCTGGGCGGCGATGGCGGCGGTGCCCACGATGGTGGCGGGGATCTACGGGATGAACTTCGAGCACATGCCCGAACTGACGTGGGGCGTGGGATACCCGGCCGTGGTGCTGGTCATGGTGGGCGCGTGCCTGGGCCTGCACCGGTTGTTCAAGCGGCGGGGCTGGCTGTAG
- a CDS encoding LLM class F420-dependent oxidoreductase yields the protein MRLGINLGYWGAGMDADNLAVAQEADRLGYDVCWAAEAYGSDAPTVLAWVAAQTERIDVGSAILQIPARQPAMTAMTAATLDSLTKGRFRLGLGVSGPQVSEGWYGVKFDKPLARTREYVEIVRKAMSRERLSYEGAHWTLPLPGGPGKPIKLTVHPEREHIPLYIAAIGPKNLEQTGEIADGALLIFPAAEHLEATALTHIRAGREKAGLTMDGFDVCPTVPLALGEDVTALADMFRPYTALYVGGMGSRKQNFYNQLAQRMGYEKEAAEIQDKYLGGDKTGAAAAVPHSLIDSTTLLGPVERIADGMRAYAEAGVTTLTLAPAGFTLDERIAALRAGTEAMERAGLA from the coding sequence ATGCGGCTCGGCATCAATCTCGGCTACTGGGGTGCGGGCATGGACGCCGACAACCTCGCCGTCGCACAGGAGGCCGACCGCCTCGGCTACGACGTCTGCTGGGCCGCCGAGGCCTACGGCTCCGACGCCCCCACCGTCCTCGCCTGGGTCGCCGCCCAGACCGAGCGGATCGACGTCGGCTCGGCGATCCTCCAGATCCCGGCCCGCCAGCCCGCCATGACGGCCATGACCGCCGCCACCCTGGACTCCCTCACCAAGGGTCGCTTCCGGCTCGGCCTGGGCGTCTCCGGCCCGCAGGTCTCCGAGGGCTGGTACGGCGTCAAGTTCGACAAGCCGCTCGCGCGGACCCGGGAGTACGTGGAGATCGTCCGAAAGGCCATGAGCCGCGAGCGCCTCTCGTACGAGGGCGCGCACTGGACCCTGCCGCTCCCCGGCGGCCCGGGCAAGCCGATCAAGCTCACCGTGCACCCCGAGCGCGAGCACATCCCGCTCTACATCGCCGCGATCGGCCCCAAGAACCTGGAGCAGACCGGCGAGATCGCCGACGGCGCCCTGTTGATCTTCCCGGCCGCCGAACACCTGGAGGCCACCGCGCTCACCCACATCCGGGCGGGCCGCGAGAAGGCCGGGCTGACCATGGACGGCTTCGACGTCTGCCCGACCGTGCCGCTGGCCCTCGGCGAGGACGTGACCGCGCTCGCCGACATGTTCCGCCCCTACACCGCCCTGTACGTGGGCGGCATGGGCAGCCGGAAGCAGAACTTCTACAACCAGCTGGCCCAGCGCATGGGATACGAGAAGGAAGCCGCGGAGATCCAGGACAAGTACCTGGGCGGCGACAAGACCGGCGCGGCCGCGGCCGTGCCGCACTCCCTGATCGACTCGACCACGCTGCTCGGCCCGGTCGAGCGGATCGCGGACGGGATGCGGGCCTACGCGGAGGCCGGGGTCACCACCCTCACCCTGGCCCCGGCCGGCTTCACGCTCGACGAGCGGATCGCCGCCCTGCGCGCCGGCACCGAGGCCATGGAGCGCGCGGGCCTGGCCTGA
- a CDS encoding aldo/keto reductase: MEQRHLGRTGLRVSRIGLGTLTWGRDTGEEAAAEQVKTFWEAGGTLVDTADVYAGGEAEYLLGRLLAGLVPRRDLVIATKAGSVPDPERRFDGSRGHLLAALDASLDRLGTDHVDLWQLHAFDPVTPLEETLQALDLAVSSGRARYAGVAGFCGWQLAKAATWQLAAPGARTRLASTQMEYSLLQRGVEREVLPAALDLGVGLLPSSPLGRGVLTGKYRGGTPADSRGASQSLAALVEPYLDEAAGRIVDAVVTAAQGLAVTPLQVALAWIRDRPGVVAPIVGARTSAQLEAALSVEALSLPEEICRALDDVSAPVHRYPDQDWSTL; the protein is encoded by the coding sequence ATGGAGCAGAGGCATCTCGGCCGCACCGGACTGCGCGTTTCCCGGATCGGCCTCGGCACCCTCACCTGGGGCCGCGACACCGGCGAGGAAGCCGCCGCCGAGCAGGTGAAGACGTTCTGGGAGGCGGGCGGCACCCTCGTCGACACGGCCGACGTGTACGCCGGCGGGGAGGCGGAGTACCTCCTGGGCCGGCTGCTGGCGGGGCTCGTCCCGCGCCGGGACCTGGTCATCGCGACCAAGGCGGGCAGCGTGCCCGATCCTGAGCGCCGGTTCGACGGTTCGCGCGGGCACCTGCTGGCCGCGCTCGACGCCTCGCTCGACCGGCTGGGCACCGATCACGTCGACCTCTGGCAGCTGCACGCGTTCGACCCGGTGACCCCGCTGGAGGAGACCCTGCAGGCGCTGGACCTGGCCGTGAGCAGCGGCCGCGCCCGGTACGCCGGGGTGGCGGGCTTCTGCGGCTGGCAGTTGGCGAAGGCGGCGACCTGGCAGCTCGCGGCCCCGGGGGCGCGGACCCGGCTGGCCTCGACCCAGATGGAGTACTCGCTGCTCCAGCGCGGGGTCGAGCGCGAGGTGCTGCCCGCCGCCCTGGACCTGGGTGTCGGCCTCCTGCCCTCGTCCCCGCTGGGGCGCGGGGTCCTGACGGGCAAGTACCGGGGCGGCACCCCGGCGGACTCCCGTGGCGCCTCGCAGTCGCTGGCCGCGCTGGTGGAGCCGTACCTGGACGAGGCCGCGGGCCGGATCGTGGACGCGGTGGTGACGGCGGCTCAGGGACTGGCGGTCACCCCGCTCCAGGTGGCCCTGGCGTGGATCCGGGACCGGCCCGGAGTGGTCGCGCCGATCGTCGGCGCGCGGACGTCGGCGCAGCTCGAGGCGGCGCTGTCAGTCGAGGCCCTTAGTCTTCCCGAGGAGATCTGCCGGGCGCTGGACGATGTGTCGGCTCCCGTGCACCGCTATCCCGATCAGGACTGGAGCACGCTGTGA
- a CDS encoding ATP-dependent DNA helicase, with amino-acid sequence MSTDRSAEPAAAEETEATAVPPTSAAAEDSAGQVPADGDTPAPQPATHGETGGGAGEAAHAEAGNAEAAPGEAGDGEAGDGAAAGEAGAEDAGAAKPAADEAGADDAGAAKPAADEAGADDAGTTKPAADEAGAEDAGAAEPAAGDAAPGLSEAQAELAAQKIERERIARRKAEREAPVEAGAKLSGKAADLLAAVRAVESGAKPPSVYFDEAPAAPRKAAPAPPPPPRARAAQAPAAAPAAADTEAVRAVLARGGAPEALAAPAAAALGEDAAGRLLENPWLLLSVPAVRPTQADGFARALLGPEAGPGDERRTGALVGWLLVQAGLKGHTALEAPVLKSALAQYGVPDPDEALEAAIGDGSVLVFNEPLGPPAAEDEEPPVRVLVGLEGAAMAEESLADALARIASTFDAPADWEKAATGPGAELIRAVAGHGLVTHTGGEAARVEPLALLAAAREFGLRVCLAAHVPPAGGVTVAGLLSGAEGPGRDADGQFALDLLVVLDAPQLDVDTAVALVESVPDGARLVLSGDPGVLGSAGAGRVFADLLAARTCPQVVSRVPDPGPLGELVSGVGIGELNQVDAPGKEVVIVPVRDAGEAVHRTVQLVAESVPRAFGIPADSVQVITPGHGGPAGTRALNAALKERLNPGPGRFGGFDPGDRVVYVPSPGRALPARVVSADAEGLRLERAGAPVVVPKELVESQVRHGWAVTAHQAVGARWPAVVVVLPGDAAQALSRDWVYTAFGRAERHLSVVHGVDQALPRAVAEVPPKPRTTRLTGLLTALATAGEQPE; translated from the coding sequence GTGAGTACCGACCGCTCGGCCGAACCCGCTGCCGCGGAGGAAACGGAGGCGACGGCCGTCCCGCCCACGTCCGCTGCCGCGGAGGACTCAGCCGGGCAGGTACCCGCCGACGGGGACACCCCGGCCCCGCAGCCCGCGACGCACGGCGAAACCGGGGGCGGGGCCGGCGAGGCCGCGCACGCTGAAGCCGGGAATGCCGAAGCCGCGCCCGGCGAGGCAGGGGACGGCGAAGCCGGGGACGGGGCCGCCGCAGGCGAGGCCGGGGCGGAGGACGCCGGGGCTGCCAAGCCCGCCGCAGACGAAGCCGGGGCAGACGACGCCGGGGCTGCCAAGCCCGCCGCAGACGAAGCCGGGGCAGACGACGCCGGCACCACCAAGCCCGCCGCAGACGAAGCCGGGGCGGAGGACGCCGGGGCTGCCGAGCCCGCCGCAGGCGACGCGGCTCCCGGGCTGAGCGAGGCCCAGGCCGAGCTGGCCGCGCAGAAGATCGAGCGGGAGCGGATCGCCCGGCGCAAGGCCGAGCGGGAGGCGCCCGTCGAGGCCGGGGCGAAGCTCAGCGGGAAGGCCGCCGACCTGCTGGCCGCCGTACGGGCCGTGGAGAGCGGGGCGAAGCCCCCGTCCGTGTACTTCGACGAAGCCCCGGCCGCCCCGCGCAAGGCGGCCCCCGCTCCCCCGCCACCGCCCCGGGCCAGGGCCGCGCAGGCTCCGGCCGCCGCCCCCGCCGCCGCGGACACCGAAGCCGTACGGGCCGTCCTGGCGCGCGGCGGCGCCCCGGAGGCGCTGGCCGCCCCGGCCGCGGCGGCGCTCGGCGAGGACGCCGCCGGGCGGCTCCTCGAAAACCCCTGGCTGCTCCTGTCGGTCCCCGCCGTCCGCCCGACGCAGGCGGACGGCTTCGCCCGCGCCCTGCTGGGCCCCGAGGCCGGGCCCGGCGACGAGCGCCGCACCGGCGCGCTGGTCGGCTGGCTGCTGGTGCAGGCCGGGCTCAAGGGGCACACCGCGCTGGAGGCCCCGGTCCTGAAGTCGGCGCTGGCCCAGTACGGCGTGCCGGACCCCGACGAGGCCCTCGAAGCGGCCATCGGCGACGGCTCGGTGCTGGTCTTCAACGAGCCGCTGGGCCCGCCCGCCGCCGAGGACGAGGAGCCGCCGGTACGAGTGCTGGTGGGCCTGGAGGGCGCGGCCATGGCCGAGGAGAGCCTGGCCGACGCCCTGGCCCGGATCGCCAGCACCTTCGACGCCCCGGCGGACTGGGAGAAGGCCGCCACCGGACCGGGCGCCGAGCTGATCCGTGCCGTCGCGGGCCACGGCCTGGTCACCCACACCGGCGGCGAGGCCGCCCGGGTCGAACCGCTCGCCCTGCTGGCCGCCGCCCGGGAGTTCGGCCTGCGGGTCTGCCTTGCCGCGCACGTGCCACCGGCCGGCGGGGTCACCGTCGCCGGGCTGCTCTCGGGGGCGGAGGGGCCGGGCCGGGACGCCGACGGGCAGTTCGCGCTGGACCTGCTGGTGGTCCTGGACGCGCCCCAGCTGGACGTGGACACCGCGGTTGCACTGGTGGAGTCCGTCCCCGACGGGGCTCGTCTGGTGCTCTCCGGGGATCCCGGAGTGCTCGGGTCCGCCGGGGCCGGGCGGGTGTTCGCCGATCTGCTGGCCGCCCGTACCTGCCCCCAGGTGGTCTCCCGCGTCCCGGACCCCGGTCCGCTCGGCGAGCTGGTCTCGGGGGTCGGCATCGGTGAGCTGAACCAGGTCGACGCCCCCGGCAAGGAGGTCGTCATCGTCCCCGTGCGCGACGCCGGGGAGGCCGTGCACCGGACCGTGCAGCTGGTCGCCGAGTCGGTGCCGCGGGCCTTCGGGATCCCGGCGGACAGCGTGCAGGTGATCACCCCAGGCCACGGCGGCCCGGCGGGCACCCGGGCGCTGAACGCCGCCCTCAAGGAGCGGCTGAACCCCGGCCCCGGCCGGTTCGGCGGCTTCGATCCCGGGGACCGGGTGGTGTACGTGCCCTCCCCCGGGCGCGCCCTGCCGGCCCGAGTGGTGTCGGCCGACGCGGAGGGGCTGCGCCTGGAGCGCGCGGGCGCGCCGGTCGTCGTACCGAAGGAGCTGGTGGAGTCGCAGGTCCGGCACGGCTGGGCGGTGACCGCGCACCAGGCGGTCGGCGCCCGCTGGCCGGCGGTGGTCGTCGTACTGCCGGGGGACGCGGCGCAGGCCCTGTCCCGGGACTGGGTGTACACGGCGTTCGGGCGGGCCGAGCGGCACCTGTCCGTGGTGCACGGGGTGGACCAGGCGCTGCCGCGTGCGGTGGCCGAGGTGCCGCCGAAGCCCCGGACGACCCGGCTGACGGGCCTGCTGACCGCCCTGGCCACGGCGGGCGAGCAGCCGGAGTGA
- a CDS encoding DUF5703 family protein, translating to MPEYEFVDVYVPRGVPRKEATRLLTDHAEYGNWELDRLTLHRDGSRRVRLRRRIIRQVRATW from the coding sequence ATGCCGGAATACGAATTTGTCGACGTGTACGTGCCCCGCGGCGTCCCCCGCAAGGAGGCGACCCGCCTGCTGACCGATCATGCCGAGTACGGGAACTGGGAACTCGACCGCCTGACCCTGCACCGGGACGGCAGCCGCCGTGTGCGACTGCGCCGCCGGATCATCCGCCAGGTCCGCGCGACCTGGTGA
- a CDS encoding chaplin, with amino-acid sequence MAAAGGVLAMGGGYAQADSGASGHAANSPGLLSGNSVQVPVDAPVNACGNTVNVVGGLNPAFGNHCFNGSGHHGGPGRPDLPDTPHLPGNPGSPGHPGHDDDEPCDDHPGTPGNGNPGNGNPGNGNPGNGNPGNGNPGNGNPGNGNPGNGNPGNGNPGNGNPGTPGTPGGQTPGTPGAPGTGTGPATGPVTPVTPDTETRLAATGSGDVLTAGLPLAGGLLLAGTVLYRRARSAA; translated from the coding sequence ATGGCTGCCGCGGGGGGTGTCCTCGCGATGGGCGGGGGGTACGCGCAAGCGGACTCCGGCGCCTCGGGGCACGCCGCGAATTCGCCCGGACTGCTGTCCGGAAACAGCGTGCAGGTGCCCGTGGACGCGCCCGTGAACGCCTGCGGGAACACGGTGAACGTGGTGGGAGGCCTCAATCCGGCCTTCGGGAACCACTGCTTCAACGGCTCGGGCCACCACGGCGGGCCCGGCCGCCCGGACCTGCCCGACACGCCTCACCTCCCGGGGAACCCGGGCAGCCCCGGCCACCCGGGGCACGACGACGACGAACCGTGCGACGACCACCCCGGCACGCCGGGCAACGGGAACCCGGGCAACGGAAACCCCGGTAACGGGAACCCCGGCAATGGGAACCCGGGCAATGGGAACCCGGGGAACGGGAACCCCGGTAACGGGAACCCCGGTAACGGGAACCCGGGCAACGGGAACCCGGGCAACGGAAACCCGGGCACTCCCGGTACCCCGGGCGGTCAGACCCCGGGTACGCCCGGCGCGCCGGGCACCGGCACCGGCCCGGCCACGGGTCCGGTCACGCCGGTCACCCCGGACACGGAGACCCGCCTCGCCGCCACCGGCTCCGGTGACGTCCTGACCGCCGGCCTGCCGCTCGCCGGCGGCCTGCTGCTGGCCGGCACCGTGCTCTACCGGCGCGCCCGCTCGGCCGCCTGA
- the chpH gene encoding chaplin ChpH, whose protein sequence is MIKKVVAAAAATGGLVLAGAGLAVADAGAQGAAIGSPGVLSGNVVQVPVHIPVNVCGNTVNVIGLLNPAFGNTCVNA, encoded by the coding sequence ATGATCAAGAAGGTTGTCGCCGCTGCGGCTGCCACCGGTGGCCTGGTTCTCGCGGGTGCGGGTCTGGCTGTCGCCGACGCGGGTGCCCAGGGTGCGGCCATCGGCTCCCCGGGTGTCCTGTCCGGCAACGTCGTCCAGGTCCCGGTTCACATCCCCGTGAACGTCTGCGGCAACACGGTCAACGTGATCGGCCTGCTGAACCCGGCCTTCGGCAACACCTGCGTCAACGCCTGA
- a CDS encoding M20/M25/M40 family metallo-hydrolase — MSESSAGRTVSGEDEVVDLCRDLIRIDTSNYGDHSGPGERKAAEWVAEKLAEVGLEPQIFESHKGRASTVARIEGEDPSRPALLIHGHTDVVPANAADWTYDPFAGEIADGCVWGRGAVDMKDMDAMTLAVVRDRMRSGRKPPRDIVLAFLADEEAGGVYGARHLVDKHPGLFEGVTEAIGEVGGFSFTVNENLRLYLVETAQKGMHWMRLTVEGTAGHGSMTNNDNAITELCEAVGRLGRHQWPVRVTKTVRSFLDELSDALGTPLDPDNMDATLAKLGGIAKMVGATLRNSAAPTMLGAGYKVNVIPGQATAHVDGRFLPGYEDEFFADLDRVLGPRVKREDVHGDKALETDFDGRLVDAMQGALKAEDPIARAVPYMLSGGTDAKSFDDLGIRCFGFAPLQLPPELDFAGMFHGVDERVPVDGLKFGVRVLDRFIDNA, encoded by the coding sequence GTGAGCGAGTCGAGCGCGGGCAGGACCGTCTCGGGCGAGGACGAGGTCGTCGACCTCTGCCGGGACCTCATTCGGATCGACACCAGCAACTACGGAGACCACTCGGGTCCCGGCGAGCGCAAGGCGGCCGAGTGGGTGGCCGAGAAGCTCGCCGAGGTCGGGCTGGAGCCGCAGATCTTCGAATCCCACAAGGGGCGGGCCTCGACCGTGGCGCGCATCGAGGGCGAGGACCCCTCGCGGCCCGCGCTGCTGATCCACGGGCACACCGACGTGGTCCCGGCCAACGCGGCCGACTGGACGTACGACCCCTTCGCGGGCGAGATCGCCGACGGCTGCGTGTGGGGCCGCGGCGCCGTCGACATGAAGGACATGGACGCGATGACGCTGGCCGTCGTACGCGACCGCATGCGCAGCGGCCGCAAGCCCCCGCGCGACATCGTGCTCGCCTTCCTCGCCGACGAGGAGGCCGGCGGCGTGTACGGGGCCCGGCACCTGGTCGACAAGCACCCGGGGCTCTTCGAGGGCGTCACCGAGGCGATCGGCGAGGTCGGCGGCTTCTCCTTCACGGTGAACGAGAACCTGCGGCTCTACCTCGTGGAGACCGCCCAGAAGGGCATGCACTGGATGCGGCTCACGGTGGAGGGCACCGCGGGCCACGGTTCCATGACCAACAACGACAACGCCATCACGGAGCTGTGCGAGGCGGTGGGGCGGCTCGGGCGCCACCAGTGGCCGGTGCGCGTGACCAAGACCGTACGGAGCTTCCTGGACGAGCTCTCGGACGCGCTGGGGACCCCGCTGGACCCGGACAACATGGATGCCACGCTCGCCAAGCTCGGCGGCATCGCCAAGATGGTCGGCGCGACCCTGCGCAACTCGGCCGCCCCGACGATGCTCGGCGCCGGCTACAAGGTCAACGTCATCCCCGGCCAGGCCACGGCCCATGTCGACGGCCGCTTCCTGCCGGGCTACGAGGACGAGTTCTTCGCCGACCTCGACCGCGTCCTCGGCCCCCGGGTCAAGCGGGAGGACGTGCACGGGGACAAGGCCCTGGAGACCGACTTCGACGGCCGTCTGGTCGACGCGATGCAGGGGGCCCTGAAGGCCGAGGACCCGATCGCGCGGGCCGTCCCGTACATGCTCTCGGGCGGCACGGACGCCAAGTCCTTCGACGACCTCGGCATCCGCTGCTTCGGCTTCGCGCCGCTGCAGCTGCCGCCCGAGCTGGACTTCGCCGGAATGTTCCACGGCGTGGACGAGCGGGTGCCGGTCGACGGGCTGAAGTTCGGCGTCCGCGTTCTCGACCGATTCATTGACAACGCCTGA
- a CDS encoding amino acid permease, producing MSDRTLTEAPAPASSRHVDAGDEGYSKDLKSRHINMIAIGGAIGTGLFLGAGGRLAGAGPSLAIAYAVCGVFAFFVVRALGELVLYRPSSGAFVSYAREFMGEKGAYTAGWLYFLNWSTTTVADITAAATYAHFWSLFTDVPQWVLAFIALAVVLTANLISVKYFGEMEFWFSLVKVAALVIFLIVGIWLVATSHEIGGHTPGLSTVTDNGGIFPSGVLPMLLVIQGVVFAYASVELCGVAAGETENPEKIMPKAINSIMWRVGLFYVGSVVLLALLLPYTAYSSDQSPFVTVFDKLGVPGAAGVMNLVVLTAALSSLNSGLYSTGRILRSMALSGSAPRFTGVMNKGKVPYGGVLFTAAFGVAGVALNYFMEEEAFEIVLNFASLGILGTWAMVMICSLHFWRRAQQGRVERPAYRLPWAPYTQLVTLVFLLTVLVLMWCDGGVGRTTVMFVPAIGAALVGGWFLVRRRVAEIAAARD from the coding sequence ACAGCAAGGACCTCAAGTCCCGCCACATCAACATGATCGCGATCGGCGGGGCGATAGGCACCGGCCTGTTCCTCGGCGCCGGAGGCCGCCTCGCGGGGGCCGGCCCCTCCCTGGCGATCGCCTACGCGGTGTGCGGCGTCTTCGCCTTCTTCGTCGTCCGGGCCCTCGGCGAGCTCGTGCTCTACCGGCCCTCCTCGGGCGCCTTCGTCTCGTACGCGCGCGAGTTCATGGGAGAAAAGGGCGCCTACACGGCGGGCTGGCTCTACTTCCTCAACTGGTCCACCACCACTGTGGCCGACATCACGGCCGCCGCGACCTACGCCCACTTCTGGTCGCTGTTCACCGACGTCCCCCAGTGGGTCCTCGCCTTCATCGCCCTCGCCGTCGTCCTCACCGCGAACCTGATCTCGGTGAAGTACTTCGGCGAGATGGAGTTCTGGTTCTCCCTGGTCAAGGTCGCCGCCCTGGTCATCTTCCTGATCGTCGGCATCTGGCTCGTGGCCACCAGCCACGAGATCGGCGGCCACACCCCGGGCCTGTCCACCGTCACCGACAACGGCGGCATCTTCCCGTCCGGCGTCCTGCCGATGCTCCTGGTGATCCAGGGCGTGGTCTTCGCGTACGCCTCCGTCGAGCTCTGCGGCGTCGCCGCCGGCGAGACCGAGAACCCCGAGAAGATCATGCCGAAGGCGATCAACTCGATCATGTGGCGCGTGGGCCTCTTCTACGTCGGCTCCGTGGTCCTGCTCGCGCTGCTGCTCCCGTACACGGCGTACTCCTCCGACCAGAGCCCCTTCGTCACCGTCTTCGACAAGCTCGGGGTCCCCGGCGCCGCGGGCGTCATGAACCTGGTCGTGCTGACGGCGGCCCTCTCCAGCCTGAACTCCGGCCTCTACTCCACCGGCCGCATCCTGCGCTCCATGGCCCTGTCCGGCTCCGCCCCGAGGTTCACCGGCGTCATGAACAAGGGCAAGGTCCCCTACGGCGGCGTCCTGTTCACCGCCGCCTTCGGCGTCGCGGGCGTCGCCCTGAACTACTTCATGGAGGAGGAGGCCTTCGAGATCGTCCTGAACTTCGCCTCGCTGGGCATCCTCGGCACCTGGGCGATGGTCATGATCTGCTCGCTCCACTTCTGGCGCCGCGCGCAGCAGGGCCGCGTCGAACGCCCCGCCTACCGGCTGCCCTGGGCCCCTTACACCCAGCTCGTGACCCTGGTCTTCCTCCTCACGGTCCTCGTGCTGATGTGGTGCGACGGAGGCGTGGGCCGCACCACGGTCATGTTCGTCCCCGCCATCGGCGCGGCCCTGGTCGGCGGCTGGTTCCTCGTGCGCCGCCGGGTGGCGGAGATCGCCGCGGCCCGCGACTGA